In the Candidatus Cloacimonas acidaminovorans str. Evry genome, one interval contains:
- a CDS encoding iron-containing alcohol dehydrogenase, giving the protein MFYCPTRIIFADNAMQKAKEYIASFGKRALIVTGKNSAKQSGALSDTISVLREADINYALFDRITENPTLDIVMEGKSAFLQNNCDFVIGIGGGSPVDSAKAISLAAANSLNRDEMYNTSVFKKAYPILAIPLTAGTGTEVTQYSVLSDPLTKKKAGFGCDLAFPTLAVLDPKYTLTLPPKVTLHTALDALSHLLEGLYSNQRSPIVYPFIYKGIASIMKFLPIVLSKPENYLAREELMRDALYGGMVIAQGSTTLQHSIGYPLTSFYGIPHGLANAMVMEDIMELYYPAIQQELDDLFSYLQINKDNFYTWLKSLPFERKIDFSEDFIDKAIPQIMSSRNMALNPLPVTEQQVRTLLENLRKT; this is encoded by the coding sequence ATGTTCTATTGTCCAACCCGTATTATTTTTGCCGATAATGCGATGCAAAAGGCAAAAGAATATATTGCCTCTTTCGGAAAAAGAGCTTTAATTGTAACCGGAAAAAACAGCGCTAAACAAAGTGGCGCTTTATCCGACACCATTTCTGTTTTGAGGGAAGCTGATATTAATTATGCTCTTTTTGACCGCATTACGGAAAATCCTACTTTGGATATTGTAATGGAAGGCAAATCCGCTTTTTTGCAAAATAACTGTGATTTTGTTATTGGCATAGGAGGTGGCAGTCCTGTTGATTCCGCAAAGGCAATTTCCTTGGCTGCTGCAAATTCCTTAAACAGAGATGAAATGTATAATACTTCTGTTTTTAAAAAGGCATATCCTATTCTGGCAATTCCCCTTACAGCAGGAACTGGAACAGAAGTTACTCAATATAGTGTTCTTTCTGATCCTCTTACTAAAAAGAAAGCCGGTTTTGGCTGTGATTTAGCTTTTCCTACTTTAGCTGTTTTAGACCCGAAATATACTTTAACTTTGCCACCAAAAGTGACTCTGCATACTGCCTTGGATGCTTTAAGTCATCTCTTGGAAGGGCTTTATAGTAATCAGCGTTCACCAATCGTCTATCCCTTTATCTATAAAGGTATTGCCTCTATTATGAAGTTTTTGCCTATTGTTCTTTCCAAACCGGAAAATTATTTGGCAAGAGAAGAACTGATGAGAGATGCACTTTACGGAGGAATGGTTATAGCTCAGGGAAGTACTACTCTTCAACATTCTATTGGTTATCCTTTAACCTCTTTTTATGGTATTCCTCATGGTTTGGCAAATGCTATGGTTATGGAAGATATTATGGAGCTCTATTATCCTGCTATTCAGCAAGAACTGGATGACCTGTTCAGCTATTTACAAATAAATAAAGATAACTTTTATACCTGGCTAAAGTCCCTGCCTTTTGAACGCAAAATTGACTTCAGTGAGGACTTTATAGATAAAGCTATTCCTCAAATTATGAGCAGTCGTAATATGGCTCTGAATCCATTACCGGTAACTGAACAGCAAGTTAGAACCCTTTTGGAAAACCTTCGGAAAACTTGA
- the tgt gene encoding tRNA guanosine(34) transglycosylase Tgt — translation MFNFTLQKTSGKARAGIMKTEHGEILTPVFMPVGTLGTVKAMSPKELEEVQAQIILGNTYHLYIRPGHTLIQKAGGLHQFISWNHPILTDSGGFQVMSLAALRKISKEGVKFQSHIDGSPHIFTPEKVIEIQEALGADIIMSFDECPPYPSTRKYVEKSLATTLDWAERGKKAFTNYKHQALFGIVQGGIYEDLREKSALELMEMDFDGYGIGGLAVGEEKEDLLRITSFLNDILPIDKPRYLMGVGTPSDLLNNIDRGIDMFDCVMPTRNARKGSIFTRYGKMIIKAARYKDDFSPIDPLCGCYTCTHFSRAYIRHLITMNEILGMRLTTIHSLWFYQELMQMARKAIWENKWNEFLAEMLPTLDRIVQ, via the coding sequence ATGTTTAATTTTACTTTACAAAAGACCAGCGGAAAAGCCAGAGCCGGAATAATGAAAACAGAACACGGCGAGATTTTAACTCCTGTTTTTATGCCTGTAGGAACTTTGGGAACAGTGAAAGCAATGAGCCCCAAAGAACTGGAAGAAGTTCAGGCACAAATAATTTTGGGAAATACCTACCATCTCTATATAAGACCCGGGCACACTTTAATCCAAAAAGCGGGTGGTTTGCATCAATTTATCAGTTGGAATCATCCAATTTTAACAGATAGCGGCGGTTTTCAGGTAATGAGCTTGGCTGCTTTACGCAAAATAAGCAAAGAAGGGGTAAAATTTCAATCCCATATTGATGGCTCTCCTCATATATTTACACCGGAAAAAGTGATTGAAATTCAGGAAGCTCTTGGCGCAGATATAATTATGAGCTTTGATGAATGCCCTCCCTATCCTTCTACCAGAAAGTATGTGGAAAAATCACTTGCTACTACATTGGACTGGGCTGAAAGAGGAAAAAAGGCCTTTACGAATTATAAACATCAGGCACTTTTCGGAATTGTGCAGGGGGGAATTTATGAGGATTTGCGTGAAAAATCCGCTTTGGAACTAATGGAAATGGATTTTGACGGTTATGGAATTGGTGGACTTGCCGTAGGTGAAGAAAAAGAGGATTTATTAAGGATTACTTCCTTTCTAAATGATATCTTGCCAATTGATAAGCCACGCTATTTAATGGGCGTTGGAACTCCGAGCGATTTGCTGAATAATATAGACCGGGGCATAGATATGTTTGATTGTGTGATGCCCACTCGGAATGCACGCAAAGGCAGTATTTTTACCAGGTATGGCAAAATGATAATTAAAGCAGCTCGTTATAAAGACGATTTCAGCCCTATTGATCCTCTCTGTGGTTGTTATACCTGCACTCATTTCAGCCGCGCTTATATCAGGCATTTAATCACTATGAATGAAATTTTGGGAATGCGACTTACTACTATTCATAGTTTATGGTTCTATCAGGAACTGATGCAAATGGCAAGAAAAGCGATTTGGGAAAATAAATGGAATGAATTTCTGGCAGAAATGCTTCCCACGCTGGACAGAATTGTTCAGTAA
- the rseP gene encoding RIP metalloprotease RseP: MLTLLVTIIAFGLMIFVHELGHFLVARSFKVGIESFSIGFGKAIWTTEKNGIQYRVGWIPLGGYVKMQGENPEEEISVDKESTFLGKPWWKRALIAFSGPFANLLFGLLLFIIAFMLPQKQEDLVPVIQNAKGIWAETFSPADSIISVNGKPIKGFQEFLVSLSEKKPNTISYFHNGQKTVLEVAPSQVDSLIKSLEPKVDTTIGEVFTGMPAWRAGLKPGDKVLAVDSVNVSNWYEMREKIVGSKNDEVLLTILRDGKILQRKIALEENVSMGDQKMIGISQYMPVKSVNRYNPLQAISYGTQSTISFIVMNYVGLYKLISKPEQLKNNLGGPVMIATMGQQVAQRGFSSLIIFLASISLILMIMNLLPIPVLDGGHIFFAFLEGIFGKPVPIKVQAFLQRVGFAILLLLMFYAFYADISKLLIRQFLLGQ; encoded by the coding sequence ATGTTAACTTTGCTGGTAACAATAATTGCCTTCGGGCTGATGATTTTTGTGCATGAACTGGGTCACTTTTTAGTGGCGCGCTCTTTTAAAGTAGGCATTGAAAGTTTTTCCATAGGTTTCGGAAAAGCAATTTGGACAACTGAGAAAAATGGTATTCAATATCGCGTGGGATGGATTCCTTTAGGCGGTTATGTAAAAATGCAAGGGGAAAATCCAGAAGAAGAAATAAGCGTTGATAAAGAAAGCACTTTTTTGGGCAAACCGTGGTGGAAAAGAGCTCTTATTGCCTTCAGCGGACCTTTTGCCAATCTGCTTTTCGGATTGTTACTATTCATAATTGCCTTTATGTTGCCGCAAAAACAGGAAGACCTTGTTCCGGTTATTCAAAATGCCAAAGGAATTTGGGCTGAAACATTCAGTCCTGCAGACAGTATTATAAGTGTAAACGGCAAACCGATAAAGGGTTTTCAGGAATTTTTAGTGTCGCTTTCCGAGAAAAAACCCAATACCATTTCCTATTTTCATAACGGACAAAAGACAGTTTTAGAAGTAGCTCCCTCCCAAGTGGATTCTTTAATTAAATCCCTTGAACCCAAAGTAGATACCACAATTGGAGAGGTTTTTACTGGAATGCCTGCCTGGAGAGCAGGGTTAAAACCCGGAGATAAAGTTCTGGCTGTAGACAGTGTAAATGTTTCCAACTGGTATGAAATGCGGGAAAAAATTGTGGGTTCAAAAAACGATGAAGTTCTGTTAACCATTTTACGGGACGGAAAAATCCTGCAACGAAAAATAGCTCTGGAAGAAAATGTCTCTATGGGTGATCAAAAAATGATTGGGATTAGTCAATATATGCCGGTGAAAAGTGTTAACAGATATAATCCTCTGCAGGCAATAAGCTACGGCACCCAAAGCACCATCAGCTTTATTGTGATGAATTATGTGGGCTTATACAAATTGATTTCAAAACCCGAACAGCTGAAAAATAATCTTGGAGGTCCCGTGATGATTGCTACAATGGGTCAACAGGTTGCTCAGCGCGGATTTAGTTCTCTAATTATCTTTCTTGCTTCAATAAGTTTGATCCTGATGATAATGAACCTTTTGCCCATTCCGGTTTTGGATGGAGGACATATCTTTTTTGCCTTTCTGGAAGGTATTTTCGGGAAACCTGTACCGATAAAAGTGCAGGCATTTTTACAGCGTGTTGGTTTTGCCATTTTATTGTTACTGATGTTTTATGCCTTCTATGCCGATATTTCCAAGCTGCTTATCCGCCAATTCTTATTAGGGCAATAA
- the kamE gene encoding lysine 5,6-aminomutase subunit beta codes for MSKNIIRPYGDTLNDGKMQLSFTLPVSCDALGKEAARKLLLQTGFDEAEITSMSDLREGFTHFIAYAVTSTSVDISKIKVKVVETPVMTMEETDAFVAEHLGRKITVVGACIESDAHTVGIDAIMNMKGYNHRYGLERYHSFNAINMGAQVPCEELLAKAREVNADAILVSQVVTQKNIHIKNLTRLIELAEAEGLRDKMLFICGGPRISHELAIELGYDAGFGQGTYATDVASYIAITLAKQKAQE; via the coding sequence ATGAGCAAAAATATAATTCGTCCTTATGGCGATACCTTAAACGATGGAAAAATGCAGCTTTCTTTTACATTGCCCGTTTCCTGTGATGCTTTGGGCAAAGAAGCAGCCAGAAAATTATTGTTACAAACAGGTTTTGACGAAGCGGAAATAACATCTATGAGCGATTTAAGGGAGGGCTTTACACATTTTATTGCCTATGCTGTTACTTCCACAAGTGTAGATATCAGCAAAATCAAAGTAAAAGTAGTAGAAACACCGGTAATGACAATGGAAGAAACAGATGCTTTTGTGGCAGAACATTTAGGACGGAAAATAACTGTTGTTGGTGCTTGCATAGAAAGTGACGCTCATACTGTCGGAATTGATGCCATAATGAATATGAAGGGTTACAATCATCGTTACGGATTGGAACGCTATCATAGTTTCAATGCTATCAATATGGGAGCTCAGGTTCCTTGTGAAGAACTTCTTGCCAAAGCCAGAGAAGTGAATGCAGATGCTATTTTGGTTTCCCAGGTAGTTACCCAGAAAAATATCCATATCAAAAATTTAACCCGCCTTATAGAACTTGCAGAAGCGGAAGGATTAAGAGATAAAATGCTGTTTATTTGCGGTGGACCGCGCATTTCACACGAACTGGCAATAGAACTTGGTTACGATGCTGGTTTTGGTCAAGGAACTTATGCCACCGATGTTGCCAGCTATATTGCCATTACTCTGGCAAAACAAAAAGCGCAGGAATAG
- the kamD gene encoding lysine 5,6-aminomutase subunit alpha codes for MLKIGLNQEMVSRARKAAFQITNAFTWLFEGYTTVATERTVLRLMGIDGALKDGNPLPNVVVDHLVENSALQKGAAIWVANAMLKKGLTAQQVAEEVAYKGLGITQIPLASVEAIWETLNPLVDKMLGHITAQKQKREELLAKYQPRPQPVIYVIVATGNIYEDVVQAKAAAREGADAIAVIRSTAQSLLDYVPFGATTVGFGGTFATQENFKIMRKALDEVAEEENHYIYLTNYASGLCMPEIAAMAAMERLDMMLNDAMYGILFRDINPKRTLLDQYFARMINAYAGIEIQTGEDNYLTTSDAVEKAYTVTASQLINESFALMSGIKPEKMGLGHAFEIDPELENSFSFELAHALLTKTLFPDAPVKYMPPTKFASGNIFKTYLLNAMFNFIGQLTGQGVQLLGMMTEAIHTPHLADRFLAIENAKYIFKAVKDLNQNLCLSEDSFINKRANEVLAQATEFLEKVAREGLFSAMAKGEFADIKRPENGGKGLDGVIMKDKDYYNPFLEIMKQELAL; via the coding sequence ATGCTAAAAATAGGTCTTAATCAGGAAATGGTATCCAGAGCCCGGAAAGCGGCATTTCAGATAACAAATGCTTTTACTTGGCTGTTTGAGGGCTATACTACTGTAGCTACAGAAAGGACAGTATTACGCTTGATGGGAATAGACGGTGCCCTCAAAGATGGTAACCCCTTGCCTAATGTTGTGGTAGATCATTTGGTGGAAAATTCCGCTCTTCAGAAAGGAGCAGCAATTTGGGTGGCTAATGCTATGTTAAAAAAGGGTTTAACAGCACAGCAAGTAGCGGAAGAAGTTGCCTATAAAGGTTTAGGCATAACTCAAATTCCTCTTGCCTCAGTCGAAGCAATTTGGGAAACTCTTAATCCTTTGGTAGATAAAATGTTGGGTCATATAACAGCCCAAAAACAAAAGCGGGAAGAACTTCTGGCTAAATATCAGCCCCGCCCCCAACCAGTTATCTATGTAATTGTCGCTACTGGAAACATTTATGAAGATGTAGTCCAAGCCAAAGCTGCAGCAAGAGAAGGTGCCGATGCTATTGCAGTTATCCGTTCAACAGCTCAATCCTTATTGGATTATGTGCCTTTTGGTGCCACTACGGTTGGTTTTGGAGGCACTTTTGCCACGCAGGAAAATTTTAAAATAATGCGTAAAGCGCTGGATGAGGTAGCTGAAGAAGAGAACCATTATATTTATTTAACAAACTATGCCAGTGGACTTTGTATGCCTGAAATCGCGGCTATGGCGGCAATGGAACGCTTGGATATGATGCTTAATGATGCAATGTATGGCATATTGTTCAGAGATATTAACCCCAAAAGAACCTTGCTGGATCAATATTTTGCGCGAATGATCAATGCCTATGCGGGAATTGAAATTCAGACCGGTGAAGATAATTATTTAACTACTTCCGATGCTGTAGAAAAGGCATATACGGTTACTGCGAGCCAGTTAATCAATGAAAGTTTTGCTTTAATGAGCGGTATTAAACCCGAAAAAATGGGATTAGGACATGCTTTTGAGATTGATCCCGAGCTGGAAAACAGCTTTAGTTTTGAGTTAGCACACGCTCTTTTAACCAAAACCCTCTTTCCTGATGCACCGGTAAAATATATGCCACCGACAAAATTTGCCAGCGGTAATATTTTTAAGACCTATCTGCTCAATGCGATGTTCAATTTTATCGGGCAATTGACAGGGCAAGGTGTTCAGCTTTTAGGTATGATGACGGAGGCAATTCATACTCCGCATTTGGCAGACCGCTTTCTGGCTATTGAAAATGCCAAATATATATTTAAAGCGGTAAAAGACCTGAACCAAAATTTATGTTTAAGTGAAGATAGTTTTATTAACAAAAGAGCAAATGAGGTCTTGGCTCAGGCAACGGAATTTTTGGAAAAAGTAGCTCGGGAAGGTCTTTTTAGTGCTATGGCTAAAGGTGAATTTGCCGATATTAAACGACCCGAAAATGGGGGAAAAGGTTTGGACGGTGTAATTATGAAAGATAAGGACTATTACAATCCCTTTTTGGAAATTATGAAACAGGAGCTTGCTTTATGA